In Magallana gigas chromosome 1, xbMagGiga1.1, whole genome shotgun sequence, the sequence acctgacctttatgtgaaaacaaaaaggtcaaatttgattaaattgataGAATCATTTAGTAATATGATCCggttgactgtgtcaaaatttcatgaattccttattataagaagaatgtttgataacgagaagactccttccttaatggGAGTTTAGAGCAACGGAACTTTCTATTAAAAGACACATTATTATACCAAAAGAGAAAGTaatcttgtttttaatatataaacaaaaaaggATAAAGTTCCGCATATTACACATAAAACCAGCATTGGGCATTGTTTTACAGGATGGGAAtattaagaaaaacatgtaaaattcagTTTAGAAACACAttgcataaatatatttttacattgcaCTGTGTTTGTAAATTTAGTTATATACTGTTATTGTGcaataataaaaatgcattaaacgTGAATATCATATTGCCTTAATATTTACAGTCTATAAATATTACACGGATAATTGGATTTGTAATGATCATGATtacaataatttgcaaatcTAATGaccattttgttgttttaaggtcaagatctagtaaaggATTCCAGGGACTCTTTTTGGGGATAGAaccattatgacatcataatttacggctttaaaggaattatgtagaaaatcgAACGatttcttgacattctatgttaaattATGGGAAAATtaatcccgatacctatattcaatttaacatcattttaaagaggagttgaagagcttgtttaattctgtttttggggagactgtaggcattcaagatttatttcattagtcaaatatggacaaaactccgaaatttgttctttatttcctgcatatttcattgaaactgacggtttaaaacatgatattgtttttaccaaaaattgtatccccggtacaccctatcaaacaaagctattgtcatgaagcatcattgaaagaatttacatcttaaattttatgaacctgtaggcacctttcgtttactagatcttgaccttaacacTTGAATAATCAGACTCAATTTAAATTTTCGTTCTTTAAGTACGTGTACGATTGAGTTCAATAtcgtaaaacattttttttaaaacatgcacCACTGACCTAATGATGTTTGTTTCTTGAGACATTGTAAACATATCAATATATGACAAACAATTATAGTGCATTTGACAACGAATGGTCCACTTGATCCTGAATATTTAATCcgttttttttatccttttgaAGACACAGATATGCATGTCTGCAAATACtaactttatttctttattgtGGCGATTTTATTTCGATTTTTTCTAACTTCGAAAACATCCAGTTAACAaacctgaaaaagaaaatattaattttacgtGTATATTGTGACATTCAACATTTGTTTGAACTGAATTCTTGTTACCGTTATTAAGTTTCTTAGAATCGTTAGACCATATTGCACATACCTATTATGCTGAACAGGTTCATGAATAGCTGGTGGCTTTCCGAAAATCTGCTGCACAATGCTGTTCTCCAAACTACCTGGACAGAAATCTTCAACCTCATAAGACATTCGGTTAGGAGTCAGCTTCTCTTCTTTAATTTTCATGCACATGCTATTCTGCAAATCTTCGTCCTCTCTCGCTAAGATGTTTCTGATTTCATCCTTTCGATCTTCAAATTTACGCGTGTTCTCTTTGATTTCAAGTATCGTTTTGTCAATAGCATTTGTAGCATTTTGTTTTTCCTCTTCGAAATTGCGAATGGTCTCCTCTTTTAGATTGgtaatttttacaattatttggtCAAAATGCTCTTCAATTTCAGTTTTGACATCACTAACTTTATCAGAtaacaatgtctttttaaattcttcttcttcttgcATTTTCTCAAGGAAAGGCACCCAATGGGATtctattttttctctttcattttttAGGTTTTCCTTGACTTCACAAGGACATTTTCCCTTCTTGGAATTTTGGCAGACAAACGGGTCAGACTTATACTTAGATAATAAAACGACGACATGATCTTGAGTTAATCTTTTTGCTTCATGCTCTGTTTTGCAGTTTTCGCAGAGGTGACCTGGACATGATTTGCAAAAATACTGCGCAGCTTCCGTTTCGCAGTTGTCGCACTCAACAACATGTTGACCGGAACTTGTCTCCGATTTcggctgaaatatgaaatacatatcaactttaataattaaaacagtgtTAGATataatctaaaatttaaaaaaaagcagcaCTAGCCAGTTCTCTTGCAAGCAAGGTCTTGTTATGTTGAAATGATAAACACAGCATGCCGGGAACCAGATTTTTTTCCAGGGGAGGGGAGGGGCGTGGAATATTTCAGCTTCCCTGGGATGTTCAAGGCATATTTTCGGTCagtttacaatgtaaatttaagaaataaggattTTCCGGGGGTGGGGATAAACATGCGATGGATCAAGGGTAGACACATCGTTATGTGTTTCCATatagtatatataaaaaagtatacCGAAAACAAGGTATTTCTGTATTTAATGGCATTATATATGAGAAATAATTTCATCTGATTCTTttctgaaaaaagaaagaatgatATACCACTGTCATGTTTTAAGAACCAATTTAGGATtttacaagttgctgtcctttaaaaaaggactacaatacgtggaccatttgcatgtgtttccaacgaaacgtgaaagccttaagattatcagagatttcaccgactctagccctctgcttttaaccatttaatttgtacgttgtattacgtatacatgtatgtatagccctgactttttatctcagaatttaaagggttcatacttctaaaataattatgatctatctattaaTGAAGTTTGCGTGTATAGTAtgaggcattcggtgaattctactatttgtgcgcacattacgattcgcactactttgttaactgtgcagtgacagctttgtgtaaattaaaaatgtcataatttGATGCATTTGTCTTGAGATCTAAATGTTTAAATagtaacatatttatttaatcatacttaaatgcttacaaaactttaatcgggaagttctctagtctcgcctactataaaagtaaagttaagttacatgtgtattcggaaaacaacaaaacattgcaaattatgctatttaaTGCATGTTGTAaattcggcataacattaacttatttcataatactgatagttcatatcacatgccaatcatttctttaaaaggaatactttgtttctgtactgtttaccgacaactttacaatttcAACGcctgtgcatatggcacggaatcccggtcccgattcagataaacgtgtgctagcctggttccctgagctacccattacgcacaggaaccaggctagctcatgcgcaggttGAATTTTCCCTATAGCATCCGGTTTatcctcgcttatatattttctgcggggacctcagggtccacgcaataaacacaatgaaattgaatttgcatgaaatatgataatttaGCAAGCTTTATCCCTCGATCGTTTAAGTAACATTAAAACAATGTGTCGATACAGGAACTCATTAAGATAAATACAGGAATTCCAGATAAAGACTCAaagttttattttgtgtttaataACTTACCCGGTGTGtcttcaaatattttctaaCACTTGAATACATCTTTGAGTGAATTATTATGAATGGTCTTTCTGAAAGTCAAAAGAAAATGAagattaaaaaatctaaaacatatcatgcgcggatccagaaacaTTCCCAAAGGGGTGGTCTGATGCATATATTTGGTTTttctataatgtaaatttagagaaatttgaattttgcaggagggggagggggtctggGCCTTTGGATCCACTCTTGCATATTCTTATGGTTCTACccgaaaaaaatatatgctcttttgaaattaaaaacatgaccttttgacattgtttataaaaaggGAAGTTATCCAAAAATACACAAACAATTTTCTAATGAAGCGCGCGATTATTTCCTCTCGGCAGAAGGTGAACGCGGTATAATATATATTCTCAGGTAAACCAAGGAATAAGACGTTATAAAAACGTCTATATAATTCAACGTCAGACTGGACTGTGCGGCCTGTATAGGCAATGTTTATACAAGAAATAATAACTCCAAAATAAGAAATGTACATTGCTCTGAATGTTATTCATATACTTCTGAAAATTGGGTGTTTTTCAAATTTAGAATAAACTTTAAAGTGTCCACTATTACTTTAACAACGTATTATAGTGTATACAAAACGAAATACTAATAACCCCTCCTCCCCCGAAACGAAATTAAAGATCTCAGTTATATTGCACATGAATGCATTGATCAGCAAATGTAACTTTGCTGCAATCACAATCACAAATTTACAATACATTTCAGAACACTTAATATTTAAGACAGTTGTACATTAAAATGAATACTACCGAACAGACAGTAGTTATCGCATTACAAAGGCGTTGGTTTTCAAGTTGATTTTGATACATTCACCTATGCAGACACTTTTTCAAAGGGGCAGatccaaattttaattttattccgggggggtgggggggggggctattgtTGTCAGATTTTCTGTGTAAATCTTATTTTccggagtggggggggggggggggtaggaactATATATGATCAACATCCGATGCACGGATTCAGAAGGAAGGGATAGCAAATACAGATAAGATTAAGTATTTTTGTAACGATGTTGATTTAAACTTTGATCAGTTCGGGATTGCCTCTCTCCACATGTTACATAGAACATTTATCTGCACTCTATATTATAGGTAAAATAAATGTGGGATAGGGACTGTTTCATtatcttaattattattaatgtcTTTAGCTACAGTGttttgatgaaatgaaaatttaaaataatgtaaacagtTCAAGGTGCCCAGTGTAACGATGCATGTCCCTATCGCACCCttgttagaaaatattttttcttaatttacaaataaaaattaaattacaatatggagccccccccccccactccatTTTTTGCCAAGAAGCGGTGAACATTGTGTGCCTGTTATCACTTATTCCTAAAGAATGCACGTGAGACTGACAAAGAGCAACATATTCTACAcatataatatttcatatcttttttttgaTCATCTTATACTGAgggtttaaaaaacaatttatctgTAATTTATCTGTAATCCTGAATTCAAACTTTTACAAATCAGTAATTAGTGGTTAGCAATATTAAATTAAACTCAATACTTACGACGATCAACTTCAATGGCTGGTTGTACAAACCCAAGGGATAATCCCGACGAAGATATTTATAGATACCAGAAACGTTTGATGGTATGGCTAGTCTGAGGAAGCCCATGGTACGCTTTAACATCTGTAGTGGTTTTATGTAAAGGGACAAATTTATtactataaaaatgaatattgtgTATATGAATGATGATATTTGAAGCTGGCgtacaatattatttataaaagaaaacatatttttttttaattttccaagCAATAAGCTGCAGCTACTTTCGCTTTTGATTCGAAGAATGAACCAGAAGCGTtgcatatgtttatttttcaaaatttagctTATCCCTTGATGATAAATTTAGCCATTGTGTTATTCGGTCATAGCACGAATTAAAATTTATAGTACTCCGGCCTGCGAAAAGATGTCAACAATAATGATGCTCAATTTACATGGAAACCAGTGATGTCGGAAGCAAATtattatgggggggggggctagactcatcaaaaatcttcacaagaaaaaaaaagattattgttATAGTTGGGactaacctaaaaaaaaaagtgggcggagcccccccccctcccggtttCGACGCATATGGTTTCAATGAGGTCGCACCCCTaggtaaaacaaaattttcctCGCCCCCCTACCACCCCCAAACCCCGCCCCGGCGccctttaaaataaattctggATTTGTCGTGCACCCCACTTTATCAGATCTAACAGAGGACCGGTTAAATTTAGGTCAATTAAATAATAATGCTCAGTGCGTATCTCGAGTAAACTGAAGGAAAGAGAGTTCACTTGAATGGGGTTTATTTCACTCCCaacttttgatttgatttgaacatagtTTTTTGTACAGAATTACAACTGGGGTTGGGCATAAGTTCAAAAACTTAGACCGCCCTCTCCCAGTTCGCAACTTTTCGCTTTCATTTGTGTGAATGATTAGAGATATAGTTCGGTAGGATGCTACTTGGCTTTTTACTGTTGCCAATGATGAAAAGAGAAACAAATTTCCTTATAATAAAAACGAGATCTTAGTATTCTAGCATCAGCTGGAAAGTGTGCATGAAACTACAGAGATAATAtacaaatttcaaaacactATGTAATGCGCGAAAGCGTTATATTGATTTCACGATTATATCtaatctcaaaaaaaaaaaaaaaaaaaaaaaaaaaaaaaaacaacaacaacaaccaagAACAACGCATCTTAACTGTTGTCATTTAGTTTATAAAATAGGAAATTATTGgtacttttaaatatattatttcttaGCCGAGGAACATTTCTACCGTTTTAAATCAACCTTCTCTCACTGAACAGTTCtctcatgttgtaaattttgaattaattgttaaaacaaattttacatttttttttgtattttgactAATTATGACAGTTCTATGTAGGTCTACAATATATTATTGCAGACGGtgaaatcaaatttttgatAACGTATTTCTCATAATATTATagacatatataaaaaaatgaaccgAAAATATGAATGCATAATCAAATGGTAAGTAAGATATAAGTAATtagattatataaaatatagatTCAAGAAAAAACACTTAATTATATAGTTCCTCATCAAAATAatggaaaagaaaaacaaattccttAAAAACTAAACGatataatttcaatttgataGAACGTAaactaaataaatgtacatatgtgAATTCGCCTTACACCTGTTTCGTTTTAAATTATTCTCAGTGACGATTTACATGCTCGCGggcaaatttcaaagatttgtttttttttcttcgatgaATTGGTACTGATTACTAAAAATCgaaaaaaggtaaaaaagttaataaGACAAATTTACCTtaagtcttttttattttatagaacAACCGTGGATCCTAAATCAAGTGCACAGGATCTGCCCAAGTATGGCCTTTGTGAGACCGTTTTAGAACACAGCTACTatgacttttgtcatgtcaacctctgcACGCCATGTTTAGGCAAACACATCTCGGATGGAAATGTTAAACATAAAATAGTACCGTCCCAGGAACGTTTATCCAAAATGTGGAAcacttcaaaacaaaaactgtGAATTACAGTGCAAAGATTGCAACGTTCACTACCCAGAAAATTTATGAACACCACAGGAAAGACGAAAATACAGAAAATACAACAGAATCATATCATCGCACAAATCAATTGTTGAAAGGTCAGTTGCAAAACTGAAAGCCTAGATTATAGTTTTACGAAAGTTTTAAAAAGCttcatatttgaatataattttgaaaaaattatttatataataattctgaaattaaatgatatttatacaTACAAGAACTGTTGTTCAAATGAGCGTTGTTACCCATGGTCTGGGCCTCTTGTATTATATTAAATCTTTTCAGTTCCTTGGCCGTTTAGGAACTTAAAGATTGGAGAGGAGTTTAATATCTCTTTGCTTTAACCGTTTAATTGCTTCTGGATTGAAAAAGTTTctggtttttgaaaatatttttaatttttttctttttgtttatattacctCAGACCACAATAgttaaaaaactttaatttgttataaaacaattataaacgTCAGGGGTCCGTGTCCCGCGGCCAAATGTGGACTGAAGCTTTTTAATAAAGCTAAACctgttttaattagattgttgACAACGGCGATAGTGATGAACGGGGAGTAActctgatattttttcaatatctgATCAGGAAGCAACCAGAGCAGGACCAGGCATGTTTAAGACACGCATGCCAGGCAGTTAGAGATTGTGTCATTTCTTGTTAACAAGGTATGTTATCTATCTATAATTGCGTTTAAACGTATTTAATACATTAGATGCGAGCTAGTGTGATTGAAAcatataattctaattacattaGAAATTAAGCTACTTTCGCTTTGATTATATAACATTCTGTTTAACTTCTGAGTCAAGTACAACTATTTCGACTTCGTTTATTATAAACTaatgattttcaaaagtgttaaggttaagttttgaaaagtGTTTTATGATTTGTATCAAAGTCTgacttaaaaagaaaaatattactcAAAAAGGGGAGTGGTGTTTAAGGGAAGTATAAAATATCGTTCAGTCCGATTTTACGTAcagtttggattttttttatcattttcattaaacaaacaatcattagttttaaattttctttcttagAAATGCCATGGATTCTCATTCTATTGGCCAGGATGTGCCACGGTGTGAGctttgtgagaccgccatagtacacaactactgtgacttttgtcatgtcaacctaTGCACGCCATGTATAGGCAAACACATCTCAgatggatatgacaaacataaaatagtcccATTCCAGGAACGAAGATCAACCTTTATTTATCCGAAATGTCGaatacatcaaaacaaaacttgtGAATTACAGTGCAAAGATTgcaacatttttgtttgttcttcctGTACTGCATCAAAACAGcacaagggacataactttgtAGAAGTTACAGAAGTTTACaatgaaaagaaagaaattattaaGAAAGACACAAAAGAGTTGGAGAATCTTATTTCTCCTACGTATGAAGAAATTGCTCTGGACTTGGAAAATCAGCTTGCCAACctggatggaggatatgagaaacttacaacaacaatgtccaaacaaggagagcaatggcacagagaaatcgaTTTCGTcatcaaaaaaatgaaatccgaTTTAGAAGAGATAAAAGTAAAGCATAGAGACATTTTAAGGAAACATTTGGATGAAATAAAACAGATACAGTCTCTCATAAAACACACATCTCTGGCCTTGAGAAAAATTGAGAAGTCCACTGATATATCTCCAACCATTGAATACAGCTCTAAAATCAGACAGTTCCGAAAACTCCCACCCAAGGTTCAGGTATCCCTCCCAACATTCATTCCAAAAGCAATAGACCGAAAGCAACTGTATAGTTTGTATGGACAGATGACCCCATTATCTACTTCTACCAAAGAAAATGTATTGTCACTAAACCAACCCAACACTTCAGCAAGAGAACTACTGGATGAACCGGAACATGTTGCCACAATACAGACTGGGTATGAAAAACAACACATTGTTACTTGTcttaatgaagataaaatatGGACAAGTGCACTGACCAATGAGATCAAATGCTTTAGTATTAGAGGTGTGTTACTTCAAACAATCAAACTAGCTTCAGGATATTTCCCTTATGATATAGCCATAGACAGTGATGGGAATCTTTTGTACACTTTGTGGAAAACAGGGACAGTTAGTATAGTAAAGAATGGACAGACAGAAGTGTTGATCACAATGCAGGGTTGGGCAGCATCACAACTGTGTGTCACCTCTACCGATGATATCCTAGTTACCATTTTCAGTGATGATAAaactcaatccaaagttgtccgttactcgggatctacagagaaacaatCAATTCAATATGACAGATACGGTAAATCCTTGTACTCaggaaatgcaaatattaaaCCCATTACTGAAAACAGAAATCATGACATATGTGTAGCTGATTTTGAGGctggtgctgtagtggtggtGAATCATGACGGAAAACTCAAATGGAGATACACCGGTCGTCCGTCAGGTACCAAGAACAAACCATTTGAACCCGTcggtatcacaacagacagtcagagtcgtaTCTTGACAGCAGACCTCAACaaccattgtatccacattctggatcaggATGGACAGTTTCTtcgttacattgataactgtgatctgcAGTATCCTCTTGGCGTATGTGTGGACGATAACGACAATCTGTTTGTGTGTGGATTTACCAAAGGCAATGTggagaaaatcaaatatttaagataGACATCACCCATTGCTGAAATGTGATGTTAATAAAAAAGTGACCTTTTTCTGAAAACAAGCTTATCAAATTTCGTTActggaattttcttttaaataaattctaaattgtagttttttactcttattgatttatttattctattcattcacttttcataaataatgatgagattaattttcattgaatatactgtatacaaggaAATATTCCCCCCTTTCATTTTAGCCCCTTTTGCCTTCCTTGTCAGTGGTCGAGTTTAAAATGGGCGAATTTGAATGTTTCAAATTACGACACAATTGTGTCTGGGCTAATACAAGACGGAATGAACCAATTTGCAGGTAAAGAAGGGCAAAAAATAAATGgagtgaaaataaccctgtatatgGTAGCTTATCCAGCAATATGTTTTAgattaaaagtaattttatgtTAATTGGTAACCACTGTTTGTTCATAATATACAACTATTGTACTAAATCGGGAAAGCTTTGTCtgtatttaatatacatctACTGTagcaaaaaaaagttaagtgTCAAGTGACATGAGATTTTTTCAATATAGAGCTACGTGTAGATTTCAGATAATTAAGATTTGATCTTTGATAAAccaatttttcataaaacaataGAATACAATTAAAAGAAGCAACGgaaaattaatacaaaacagTTAACTTTTGTGACGTCCTGGCGTTTTTTAACGAGATTCGTCAAAGTTGTATCTACATCTCTTAccaaaaatgtcataaaatgcttaaaaatacaAGATCTTGCCTATCTTTCACATAGTTACtaagattatataaaaaaaaagaaataaggaatcattctttgaatattacgtGGTGATAAATATGACAGTGGTTATTCaaatttaatgtacatatagcatgaactttttttttatttgattaccCCCTTGATTAACtcctttttataaataaaagaaaatgttataaatatttaaaatcaatctatttatttatataaacccTTACTCCGTTTCAAAACGTTTTAAATACGATAGAGTATCGGGTTTTATATAAagtaagaaatatttatatcatcGATTTGTAAATATATCGTTGGAAGATTTTTTTGAAACTCAGCGTTGATGTTTTTTTCCTCACATATGCGTGTGAATGTACCAAAGGCAATgtgaagaaaatcaaatatttataatagaCACCATCCATTGTTAAAACGTGTCTATAAAAAccctgttacta encodes:
- the LOC117687512 gene encoding tripartite motif-containing protein 3-like encodes the protein MDSHSIGQDVPRCELCETAIVHNYCDFCHVNLCTPCIGKHISDGYDKHKIVPFQERRSTFIYPKCRIHQNKTCELQCKDCNIFVCSSCTASKQHKGHNFVEVTEVYNEKKEIIKKDTKELENLISPTYEEIALDLENQLANLDGGYEKLTTTMSKQGEQWHREIDFVIKKMKSDLEEIKVKHRDILRKHLDEIKQIQSLIKHTSLALRKIEKSTDISPTIEYSSKIRQFRKLPPKVQVSLPTFIPKAIDRKQLYSLYGQMTPLSTSTKENVLSLNQPNTSARELLDEPEHVATIQTGYEKQHIVTCLNEDKIWTSALTNEIKCFSIRGVLLQTIKLASGYFPYDIAIDSDGNLLYTLWKTGTVSIVKNGQTEVLITMQGWAASQLCVTSTDDILVTIFSDDKTQSKVVRYSGSTEKQSIQYDRYGKSLYSGNANIKPITENRNHDICVADFEAGAVVVVNHDGKLKWRYTGRPSGTKNKPFEPVGITTDSQSRILTADLNNHCIHILDQDGQFLRYIDNCDLQYPLGVCVDDNDNLFVCGFTKGNVEKIKYLR